From Corticium candelabrum chromosome 13, ooCorCand1.1, whole genome shotgun sequence, a single genomic window includes:
- the LOC134189224 gene encoding ATP-dependent DNA helicase pif1-like — translation NPNFVSCTDNVDETAGLEAKLLLAVGTRVILRRNMDTKAGLVNGAIGTVTSISAVTVTVKFDHTSAPYDVQQVKSKFTIMKNFVYRKQFPLILAYAITIQKCQGLSLDAAIVDLSDQVFLPGMAYVALSRVRSLSGLHLAAFSRKSIMVNVPSLKEINRLRQTYRKDLQMYQIPKTNGNITLTGTVEQDEPKRKMPRLATKLFSANRKRSPMQQKSLHAKKHATVNRKTTLCK, via the coding sequence AATCCAAACTTTGTGTCGTGTACAGACAACGTCGATGAAACTGCCGGTCTAGAAGCTAAACTTCTACTAGCTGTGGGGACGCGAGTCATTCTGCGACGCAATATGGACACAAAAGCTGGACTAGTAAATGGTGCCATAGGTACGGTCACTTCCATCTCAGCAGTCACCGTGACTGTTAAGTTTGACCACACATCTGCGCCTTACGACGTACAACAGGTTAAAAGCAAATTTACGATCATGAAAAACTTTGTATACAGAAAGCAATTTCCTCTCATTCTGGCATATGCGATTACAATTCAAAAGTGTCAGGGATTGTCGCTAGACGCTGCCATCGTAGACCTCTCAGATCAAGTCTTCCTTCCCGGAATGGCCTACGTAGCGTTGTCCAGAGTGCGATCGCTATCCGGGTTACACCTAGCTGCGTTCAGTCGCAAATCTATCATGGTCAATGTACCCAGCCTCAAAGAAATCAATAGACTCAGACAAACTTACCGAAAAGATCTCCAAATGTATCAAATTCCCAAAACCAACGGAAACATTACGCTCACTGGTACTGTAGAACAAGACGAGCCAAAACGAAAGATGCCACGTCTCGCCACTAAATTGTTTTCTGCAAATCGGAAGCGATCCCCAATGCAGCAGAAGAGCCTACACGCAAAAAAACATGCCACAGTCAATCGGAAAACCACGTTATGCAAATGA
- the LOC134188871 gene encoding uncharacterized protein LOC134188871, whose translation MLQFKPFSWLASFSHCLSQCSSFTAEEVPCSRTIHGHVIDSRGLAPKFLSPSTAWYLDNGLEGLTPTIEELPDSDMREVWQELQDATSIDEARQMLETRKYDLRFELGYGRQSSSFEAHHIKQLVTGVCLQQIIYSNKAALDQLLEGLRSHQVNELIAGNFPFAKSLFTHTPTVPVDATVMRSLFKFTPSQTGTTARTNDEELLLYWYRFLSDVEDGLVSAGEDNAACALDLPAILTFATGLDSVLAMRFHKDLVLAVDHSDVTGTCPRSSTCDLRLVLPVALCGSYEYFRNKMAFAILNCH comes from the exons ATGTTGCAATTCAAACCTTTTTCTTGGCTTGCTTCATTCTCGCACTGTCTCTCTCAGTGCTCCAGCTTTACAGCAGAAGAAGTACCTTGTAGCCG GACTATTCATGGCCATGTCATTGATTCAAGGGGACTGGCTCCAAAGTTTCTTTCACCATCTACAGCCTGGTATCTGGATAATGGATTGGAAGGATTAACTCCTACTATTGAAGAGCTACCGGATTCCGATATGCGTGAAGTCTGGCAAGAG CTTCAAGATGCCACCAGTATTGACGAAGCGAGGCAAATGTTAGAAACTCGAAAATATGACCTACGATTCGAGCTTGGGTATGGACGACAGTCATCGTCGTTTGAAGCCCATCATATCAAGCAGCTAGTGACAGGGGTCTGTCTCCAACAAATTATTTACAGTAACAAAGCGGCCCTAGATCAGCTATTAGAAGGTCTTCGCTCACACCAAGTCAACGAGCTCATAGCTGGAAATTTTCCTTTTGCGAAATCACTGTTTACCCATACTCCAACCGTCCCAGTCGATGCTACAGTTATGCGCAGCTTGTTCAAGTTCACCCCTTCACAGACAGGCACAACTGCGAGAACAAACGACGAGGAACTCTTACTTTACTGGTATCGCTTCCTGAGTGATGTAGAAGATGGCCTCGTCTCCGCAG GTGAGGACAACGCAGCATGTGCGCTGGACCTTCCAGCTATTCTCACGTTTGCCACAGGCTTGGATTCAGTTTTAGCGATGAGATTCCACAAAGATCTTGTACTTGCAGTCGATCATAGCGACGTGACTGGTACGTGCCCAAGGTCATCTACTTGTGACTTACGACTAGTGCTTCCTGTCGCACTCTGTGGCTCTTACGAATATTTCAGGAACAAAATGGCGTTTGCAATTTTAAATTGTCACTGA